DNA sequence from the Acidobacteriota bacterium genome:
CGCACATGGCATCCGCGCGATCAAGCAGACGATCCTCCGCGGCCGGCCTGCTACGTCCGGCCGGGAGTGGTTCGAGTCGGTCCGCGGGGGCTGAGCGTTCCGGGGCCCTACGGGCACGACACGGCAATCCGACGCCGGACAGTCCCCATCCCGGCGCGATAGACTCGCGGGCAATGACGGCCTTCTCATTAGACGACAAGTACACGCTCTCTGAAGGCCGCGTCGCAATCACCGGTATCCAGGCCCTCGTCCGGCTACCGATGGACCAGCACCGCCGCGACCGGGAAGCCGGTCTGCGGGTTGGCGCCTTCATCAGCGGCTATCCCGGATCGCCGCTGGGCGAATACGACAAGCAGCTTCAGCGAGCGCATAGGCTGCTGGCGGAACACGACGTGGTCTGCCAGCCGGCCATCAACGAGGAGACGGCGGCGACGGCGATCTACGGCGCCCAGCTCCTCGAACGTTTTCCCCACGAACGCTTCGACGGCGTGGTCGGCATCTGGTACGGCAAGACGCCGGGCGTCGACCGCACCGGCGACGCGTTCCGCCACGGCAACTTCATCGGCACCGGCAAGTACGGCGGCGCCCTGGTGCTGGCCGGCGACGACACCGCCTGCAAGAGCTCGACGATCCCGGGCGACAGCACGATCAGCCTGTTCGACCTCTCGATCCCGGTGCTCTACCCGGGCGATCCGGCGGAGGTGCTGGAATTCGGCCTGCACGGGATCGCGCTGTCCCGGTACGCCGGCCTATGGACGGCTCTGAAGATCGTGACGAACGTCGCCGACGGCGGTGCGGTGATCGACCTGCCGCGGACCGCACCGCCGGTCCTGCCCGAGCTCGACATCGGCGGTCGCCGGTTCGAGAAGCAGCTCGACATGCGGCTGCTGCCGCCCTACTCGATCGAGCTTGAGCGGCAGATCTTCTCCGAGCGCACGGCGGCCGCGCTCGCCTACGTTCATGCCAACGGTCTCGACAGCATCCGCTGCGCGAGTGCCGGCGACCGCCTCGGTCTGGTCGCGGCCGGCAAGCCCTACCGTGATCTTCGACTGGCCCTCCAGCTTCTCGGGCTGGACGAGGCCGCGCTCGACCGCTTCGGCATCCGCGTACTCAAGCTCGGCTGCATCGCACCGATCGAACCGCGGCGTCTGCGCGAGTTCGCGGAAGGTCTCGAGGAGATCATCGTCGTCGAGGACAAGCGCGGCTTCATCGAGACGCAGATCCGGCAGGTCCTGTACAACCTGCCCGACCGCCCGCTGGTTGCCGGCAAGGAGACGCCCCGCGGCGAAACGCTCTTCCCGATGCACGGGGAACTCGAAGGCCACGACATGGCCCGGATCCTCGGCGGCTATCTCGAACAGCGGCTGCCCGGCGCCGTCCCGGCCGCGAACCTGGCGGTTCTGCGGGCGGGCGCGGAGTCCGCCGAACTGGCCGCGAACCTGCCGGCCGCGCTGCCGCGAACGCCCTACTTCTGCAGCGGCTGCCCCCACAACACGTCGACCCAGCTTCCCGAGGGGTCGGACATCGCCGGCGGCGGCATCGGCTGCCACGCGATGGCGATGTGGATGGACCGTGGCGTCAGTTGGCTGCCGCAGATGGGTGGCGAGGGCGCCTGCTGGATCGGTCTCGCGCCGTTCACGGAGCAGGAGCACGTGTTCCAGAACGTCGGCGACGGCACCTACGCGCATTCCGCCAGCAAGGCGATCGAGGCTTGCATCGCCGCCGACCTCCACATGACCTTCCGCATCCTCTACAACTCCGCCGTTGCCATGACTGGTGGTCAGGACGCGGTCGGGCTGCTCAGTTCGATGGGCGTCGCGAAGCAGCTTCAGCTCCAGGGCATGAAGCGGGTCGTGCTGGTCACCGAGGACCTGGAACGGTTCCCGCACCGGGACGACAACGGGGTCGAGATCCGGCACCGCAGGGACTACGACCAGGTGCTCAAGGAGTTGCGAGCCATCAAGGGCCCGACGGCCGTCGTCTACGACCAGCAGTGCGCGGCCGAGAAGAGGCGCGAGCGCAAGCGCGGCATCCAGGAAACGCCCAGCCAGCGCGTCTACATCAATCCCGCCGTCTGCGAGGGTTGCGGCGACTGCGCGGCGAAATCGAACTGCCTGTCCGTCGCGCCGCTCGAAACCGAGTACGGCCGCAAGACCCAGATCCACCAGTCATCCTGCAACTTCGACTACTCGTGCATCGAAGGGGACTGCCCCGCCTTCATGACGATCGACCTGGGCGAGGGCACGAAACCCGTCCGTCGCGCGGCGGCCGCGCCGCTTGGCGAAGACGAGGTGCCGGAGCCGAACCGTCAGTTGCCGGACGACGCCACGTTCCGGGCGCTGCTCGTGGGCATCGGCGGCACCGGCGTCGTGACGGTCGACGCGATCCTGGTCACGGCGGCGCTGCTCGAGGGGCGCTACGCGATCCATCTCGATCAGACCGGCCTCGCCCAAAAAGGCGGTGCGGTGGTTTCGAACCTGTTGCTCAGCCGCGAGCCGATCGCCCGCGCCAACAAGCTGGGCAACGGCGAGGCCGATCTGGCGCTCTCCTTCGACCTGCTCGCGACGATCGCACCCGACAACCTGAAGCGATTCTCCAGGGAGACGACCGCCGTGGTCGCGAACACCGCCGGCATCAGTCCGGCCGCCGTGATCACCGACAGCGCCGCGCGGATGCCCCCCCTCGATGAGCTGCGGAAGCGGCTGGCCCTGTTCACCGACGCCGACCGGAGCTACTTCGGCGATGCTGAGGCAGCCACTGAGCGCCTGCTCGGCAACAGCGTCACGGGCAACATCTTTCTGGTCGGCGCCGCCTACCAGCAGGGCCTGCTGCCGCTGCAGGCGCCGTTCATCGAGCAGGCGCTGCGCGCCAACGGCGTCGCCGTCGAGGACAACATCCAGGCCTTCCGCTACGGTCGCCTGTCCGTCGCCGACCCGGAGCGGTTCCGGCGCGCCGCGGGGCTGCAGGGCCCTGAACCGCAGACTGCAGCCAGCGCTCTGGAAACCGCGAAGGCGCGGATCGAGCGGTGGGCGCCGAAGTTCGGGCCGGAACTCGAACGCCTTCTGACCGCGGCGCCGCGAGGAGGCGAACTCGATCGTCTCCTGCCTGGGCGGGTCGCCGACCTGTTGCTCTACGGGGGCACCGTGATCGCCGAGCGCTATCTGGCCTTCGTCGCCGAGGTCGCCAGGGCCGAGGAGTCCAGGCTGCCGGCGCACGCGGGAGTCCGCGAAGCGGCGGCGCGCTACGGCTTCAAGCTGCTCGCGGTCAAGGACGAATACGAAGTCGCCCGCCTGTGGCTCCAGGATCCGACCTGGGACCAGGTAGCCCGCGACTACGACGGCTCCGTCAGCCGCCGCGTTCTGCTCCACCCGCCGACGCTGCGACGGCTCGGCTGGAAGCGGAAGATCCGTCTCGGCGCGTGGTCGCGGTCGATGTTCCGCATGCTGTACGCGGCCCGAGGGCTGCGCGGCACCGCCCTGGACATCTTCGGGGCGACCCGCCACCGCCGGCTGGAGCGAGGGCTGTTCGACTGGTACCGGGAGTTCCTGCAGCGGGCGATCGACCAGCTCGACGCCGAGTCGGCTCCGCTGGTCGTCGAGGCCGCGGAACTCCCCGATTCGATCCGCGGCTACGAGGACGTCAAGGAACGCACGATCGCCACGGCGAAGACGCGTGCGGCTCAGCTTCTCCGGCAACTCGACGAACGGCCCGCCGGTTCCAGAGTCGCCTGACCACTAGGTTAGGATCCCGCGCCGTGACGAGCCGCCGGACGATCGCGTTCCTCTGCGCCCTGCTTGCGCTGGCCGTTGCCGCCCCGTTGGCGGCGCAGCCGACCGCCCACCCGGTGCTGAGCGCCTTCCTACCGATCGACGACTACATCCTGGAGATCGACGGCCAGACCGACTCCGCCGCCAGGCTCTACCTGTCCCAGCGGGCCGCGGCGATGCTGATCCTCAGCGACTCCCTGGGCGAACCCGTCCTGCTGTG
Encoded proteins:
- a CDS encoding indolepyruvate ferredoxin oxidoreductase family protein — protein: MTAFSLDDKYTLSEGRVAITGIQALVRLPMDQHRRDREAGLRVGAFISGYPGSPLGEYDKQLQRAHRLLAEHDVVCQPAINEETAATAIYGAQLLERFPHERFDGVVGIWYGKTPGVDRTGDAFRHGNFIGTGKYGGALVLAGDDTACKSSTIPGDSTISLFDLSIPVLYPGDPAEVLEFGLHGIALSRYAGLWTALKIVTNVADGGAVIDLPRTAPPVLPELDIGGRRFEKQLDMRLLPPYSIELERQIFSERTAAALAYVHANGLDSIRCASAGDRLGLVAAGKPYRDLRLALQLLGLDEAALDRFGIRVLKLGCIAPIEPRRLREFAEGLEEIIVVEDKRGFIETQIRQVLYNLPDRPLVAGKETPRGETLFPMHGELEGHDMARILGGYLEQRLPGAVPAANLAVLRAGAESAELAANLPAALPRTPYFCSGCPHNTSTQLPEGSDIAGGGIGCHAMAMWMDRGVSWLPQMGGEGACWIGLAPFTEQEHVFQNVGDGTYAHSASKAIEACIAADLHMTFRILYNSAVAMTGGQDAVGLLSSMGVAKQLQLQGMKRVVLVTEDLERFPHRDDNGVEIRHRRDYDQVLKELRAIKGPTAVVYDQQCAAEKRRERKRGIQETPSQRVYINPAVCEGCGDCAAKSNCLSVAPLETEYGRKTQIHQSSCNFDYSCIEGDCPAFMTIDLGEGTKPVRRAAAAPLGEDEVPEPNRQLPDDATFRALLVGIGGTGVVTVDAILVTAALLEGRYAIHLDQTGLAQKGGAVVSNLLLSREPIARANKLGNGEADLALSFDLLATIAPDNLKRFSRETTAVVANTAGISPAAVITDSAARMPPLDELRKRLALFTDADRSYFGDAEAATERLLGNSVTGNIFLVGAAYQQGLLPLQAPFIEQALRANGVAVEDNIQAFRYGRLSVADPERFRRAAGLQGPEPQTAASALETAKARIERWAPKFGPELERLLTAAPRGGELDRLLPGRVADLLLYGGTVIAERYLAFVAEVARAEESRLPAHAGVREAAARYGFKLLAVKDEYEVARLWLQDPTWDQVARDYDGSVSRRVLLHPPTLRRLGWKRKIRLGAWSRSMFRMLYAARGLRGTALDIFGATRHRRLERGLFDWYREFLQRAIDQLDAESAPLVVEAAELPDSIRGYEDVKERTIATAKTRAAQLLRQLDERPAGSRVA